The DNA sequence ACGCCTTCCCCCTCGTACATGATGTCGGGATCGGGCACCTGCATGTCGGCGAGGAACGGCATCCGCAGCGTCAGCGTGCCCTTGCTCGACCCGCCACCCCCGGCTCCGCAGGCCGCGAGAAACGAGGCCAGGGTCAGACCGCCGACGGTGAGACCGCCGGCTTTGAGGAAGGTGCGGCGGTCGAACCCGGTGGAAGGTGAGAGCTGTACTGGCACGGCGTCTCCTACGTGAGAAGGCATGGGGCGGAGCACGGCGTTCGGTGGCGTGTCTCGATATCGCCGAGTCAAACCCGACCACGTGACGTGTCCGCGTCGTGTCGGTGCCTCTTGTATTACGCCGGTCCACGCTGAGGCCTCGAGCCGGCGGTCCCGGAATGCCTTGTGGACGTTGAGGTCCCGACCGAGCCGCGGCGTCGTCGCGCGAACGCCCCGGCACCGGTGATGTCGGCGGTGTTGCGCCGTGTGACGATCGGTGACAACCGGAACCCGTCGGCCCCGCGACTCTCATCGTCCCGCAGCGGATTTCACGGTCTGCCCGCCGCGCCCTGACGCGGGCGATTCGCGCGTCAGAACAACGCGAACTGGTCGCCCACCGTAGTGGAGTCGACGAACTCCTCGATACCGGTGCCGCCGACGACGTGGTCGAGCGCGCGCATGAACTCGCCGTCGGTGAGCACCGGTACGCCGAACTCCTGCGCCTGGTAGCCCTTGCCCTGTTCGACGTCGGGCTGGTTGCAGATGACCAGCGAGGTGACCGGGTCGACGGTGTCGACGTAGGCGAGGCCTGTCGCGATCATCCGCTCGATCAGTTCCTCGTGGGTGCGGGTCACCTCGGCCGACACCGCCACCCGCATCCCCTTCACCAGCGGGCGGCCCGGAACGTAGCGGCCCGGGTTGAGGTACGGGCACGGCATCCGCGCCGCCAGCATCTTGAGCGGTTGCACCTCGTCGTGGGTGACCCGGCCGTTGGGCCACCGCCGCCGGCCCACCGGACGCGTCGGCAGCCAGGCCCTGCGTTCGCGGGCGCGGGCGAGTGTCGGTTTGAGGATCTGGGCCAGCACCTGTGCATCGTCGAGTGCGTCGTGCGGTTTGAGCTGCGGCACACCCCAGTGCGCGGCGAGCGTCTCCAACCGCAGGTTCTCCGTGCCGAGATCGAGCCGGCGGGCGAGTTCGACCGTGCACATCACCGAGTCGATCGGCAGTTCGGCGCCGACGAGCTCGGCTTCGGCGGTGAGGAACGAATAGTCGAACCCGACGTTGTGGGCGACGAGGGTGCGGCCGCGCAGCAGCTCGGCGAGGTCGGCCACGACGTCACCGAACGTGGGCGCGCCCTGCAGCATCTGCGCGGTCAGCCCGTGCACATGGGTGGGGCCTGGATCGACGCCAGGATCGAGCAGCGTCGCCAGGCTGTGCTCGACGTTGCCGTCGTCCCCCACGGCGAGTGCGGCCAGGCTCACAATCCGCGCCTGTCCGGGCCGGAAACCCGACGTCTCGACATCGACGACGGCCCAGCCTGTACCGGTTTCGACCGCCGGTCTTCCCCAACCGTGGCTCACCACCTCAGCGTGGCACGCCCCTCCGACAATCCTCGGATCGCAGCGCTGCGTGTCGGGCACCTAAACTGCCGGGGATGGTCACGCTTCGAGGACGCACTGCGCTGGCGGCCGGAGCCGCCGCCCGGTGGGCGTCGCGCGTCACCGGCCGCGGTGCGGGCGCGATGATCGGCGGGCTCGTCGCGATGTCGCTGGACCGGTCGATCCTCGGCCAGCTGGGCGCCGGGCGGCGCACCGTCGTCATCACCGGCACCAACGGCAAGTCCACCACCACGCGGATGACCGCGGCGGCGCTGGGCACCCTCGGCGCGGTCGCGACCAACGCCGAGGGCGCGAACATGGACGCCGGCCTGGTCGCCGCCCTCGCCGCCGACCGCACCGCGCGCTTGGCCGCCCTCGAGGTCGACGAGATGCACGTACCGCACGTCTCCGACGCGGTCGCCCCGTCGGTCGTCGTCCTGCTCAACCTGTCGCGCGACCAACTCGACCGGGTCGGCGAGATCAATCACATCGAACGCACGCTGCGCGCCGGACTGGCCCGCCATCCGTCGGCCGTCGTGGTCGCCAACTGCGACGACGTGCTGATGACGTCGGCGGCCTACGACAGCCCGAACGTGGTGTGGGTGGCCGCAGGCGGCAGCTGGGCCAACGACTCGGTGAGCTGCCCGCGCTCCGGGGAGGTCATCGTCCGCGACGGCGTCGACTGGTATTCGACGGGCACCGATTTCAAGCGCCCCACACCGCAGTGGTGGTACGACGACACCCACCTCTACGGCCCGGACGGCCTGTCCCTGCCGATGACGCTGGCGCTGCCCGGTGCGGTGAACCGTGGCAACGCCGCCCAGGCGGTCGCCGCCGCCGTCACCCTGGGCGCCGATCCGGCGGCCGCCGTGGCGGCCGTGTCGGGCGTCGACGAGGTGGCGGGGCGCTACCGGACCGTGCGGATCGGCTCGCACACCGTGCGGGTGCTGCTGGCGAAGAACCCGGCCGGCTGGCAGGAGGCGCTGGCGATGGTCGACAAACACGGCGCCGGAGTGGTCATCTCCGTCAACGGTCAGGTGCCCGACGGAGAAGACCTGTCGTGGCTGTGGGATGTGCGCTTCGAGCACTTCGGGGACACGCAGGTGGTGGCGGCCGGGGAACGCGGTACCGACCTGGCGGTGCGGCTCGGCTACGCCGGCGTGGAACACACGCTGGTGCACGACACCCTCGCGGCGATCCAGTCGTGTCCTGCCGGGCACGTCGAGGTGATCGCGAACTACACCGCGTTCCTGCAACTGAATCGGCGGTTGGCGCGTTATGAGTGAATCGACGGTGCGGATCGGGCTGGTCCTGCCCGATGTGATGGGCACCTACGGCGACGGCGGCAACTCAGTGGTGCTGCGGCAGCGGTTGCGGCTGCGCGGGATCGACGCCGAGGTCGTCGAGATCACGCTGGCCGATCCGGTGCCCGCCGAACTCGACCTCTACACCCTGGGCGGCGCGGAGGACTACGCGCAACGACTGGCGACCAAACACCTGCAGCGCTACCCCGGCCTGCAGCAGGCCGCCGAGCGCGGCGCCCCGGTGCTGGCGATCTGCGCGGCGATCCAGGTGCTGGGCCACTGGTATGAGACGTCGTCGGGCGAACGGGTCGAGGGGGTGGGGATGCTCGACGTCACCACGTCACCGCAGCCGGTCCGCACGATCGGTGAAGTGGTGTCCCGACCGCTGGTCGACGGCCTGTCCGAGAAACTGACGGGCTTCGAAAACCACAGGGGCGGGACTGTTTTGGGCCCGGAGGCCGCACCGCTGGCCCGGGTGGAGAAGGGCGCGGGCAATCGCGAGGGCGACGGCGTCGACGGGGCGGTGCAGGGCAGCGTCGTCGCGACGTACCTGCACGGCCCGTGCCTGGCCCGCAACCCTGAGTTGGCCGACCACCTGCTGAGCAAGGTCGTCGGCGACCTACCGCCGCTGGACCTCGACGAGGTGGCCCGGCTGCGACGGGAACGCCTGGCGGCTCCGCGCCGCGCTTAGGCCGCCGTTTCGTTTCGCCCAAACGAACGTATGGGCGCCATAGGTCGAGACGATTCGG is a window from the Mycolicibacterium litorale genome containing:
- a CDS encoding Mur ligase family protein gives rise to the protein MVTLRGRTALAAGAAARWASRVTGRGAGAMIGGLVAMSLDRSILGQLGAGRRTVVITGTNGKSTTTRMTAAALGTLGAVATNAEGANMDAGLVAALAADRTARLAALEVDEMHVPHVSDAVAPSVVVLLNLSRDQLDRVGEINHIERTLRAGLARHPSAVVVANCDDVLMTSAAYDSPNVVWVAAGGSWANDSVSCPRSGEVIVRDGVDWYSTGTDFKRPTPQWWYDDTHLYGPDGLSLPMTLALPGAVNRGNAAQAVAAAVTLGADPAAAVAAVSGVDEVAGRYRTVRIGSHTVRVLLAKNPAGWQEALAMVDKHGAGVVISVNGQVPDGEDLSWLWDVRFEHFGDTQVVAAGERGTDLAVRLGYAGVEHTLVHDTLAAIQSCPAGHVEVIANYTAFLQLNRRLARYE
- a CDS encoding type 1 glutamine amidotransferase, with translation MSESTVRIGLVLPDVMGTYGDGGNSVVLRQRLRLRGIDAEVVEITLADPVPAELDLYTLGGAEDYAQRLATKHLQRYPGLQQAAERGAPVLAICAAIQVLGHWYETSSGERVEGVGMLDVTTSPQPVRTIGEVVSRPLVDGLSEKLTGFENHRGGTVLGPEAAPLARVEKGAGNREGDGVDGAVQGSVVATYLHGPCLARNPELADHLLSKVVGDLPPLDLDEVARLRRERLAAPRRA
- a CDS encoding DEDDh family exonuclease, with protein sequence MVSHGWGRPAVETGTGWAVVDVETSGFRPGQARIVSLAALAVGDDGNVEHSLATLLDPGVDPGPTHVHGLTAQMLQGAPTFGDVVADLAELLRGRTLVAHNVGFDYSFLTAEAELVGAELPIDSVMCTVELARRLDLGTENLRLETLAAHWGVPQLKPHDALDDAQVLAQILKPTLARARERRAWLPTRPVGRRRWPNGRVTHDEVQPLKMLAARMPCPYLNPGRYVPGRPLVKGMRVAVSAEVTRTHEELIERMIATGLAYVDTVDPVTSLVICNQPDVEQGKGYQAQEFGVPVLTDGEFMRALDHVVGGTGIEEFVDSTTVGDQFALF